In Deinococcus misasensis DSM 22328, one DNA window encodes the following:
- a CDS encoding DeoR/GlpR family DNA-binding transcription regulator, giving the protein MTLPLAEDRLNLILKLLVDKGSCRTSELARQFGTSEMTIRRDLDVLASRGLIKKVHGGATLNSVDMQFQERQQLSRGPKERIGLKARELIQPGQTIYIDAGTTAIQLALALKADPQLARTVYVVTHAINIAYELHSECKLYLIGGEAYQGTFSLVGPDAIQMIQKYNYDVFFVGACGIHERSGLTNTNLIEAQLKTEIMKRSNQKVLIADQSKWGNLGFATFAPIDAVDLWITDHVPDDARAVMQNRQVQVIEAP; this is encoded by the coding sequence ATGACCCTCCCGCTTGCCGAAGACCGCCTCAACCTCATCCTCAAGTTGCTGGTCGACAAAGGCTCGTGTCGCACCAGCGAACTGGCCCGCCAGTTCGGCACCAGCGAAATGACCATCCGGCGGGATCTGGATGTCCTCGCCTCCAGAGGGCTCATCAAAAAAGTGCACGGAGGGGCCACCCTCAACAGCGTGGACATGCAGTTTCAGGAACGCCAGCAGCTTTCCAGAGGCCCCAAAGAGCGCATCGGCCTGAAAGCCCGAGAACTGATCCAGCCCGGTCAGACCATCTACATCGATGCAGGCACCACCGCCATTCAACTGGCTCTGGCCCTCAAAGCGGACCCCCAACTGGCCCGCACGGTGTATGTGGTGACCCATGCCATCAACATCGCTTACGAGCTGCACAGCGAATGCAAACTGTACCTGATCGGCGGCGAAGCCTATCAGGGCACCTTCAGTCTGGTCGGTCCTGACGCCATCCAGATGATTCAGAAATACAACTATGACGTGTTTTTTGTGGGGGCTTGCGGCATCCACGAGCGCAGTGGCCTGACCAACACCAACCTGATTGAAGCCCAGCTCAAAACCGAAATCATGAAGCGCAGCAACCAGAAGGTGCTGATTGCTGACCAGAGCAAATGGGGGAACCTCGGGTTTGCCACTTTCGCACCCATTGATGCAGTGGACCTCTGGATCACTGACCATGTGCCTGACGATGCCCGTGCAGTCATGCAAAACCGTCAGGTGCAAGTGATTGAGGCCCCCTGA
- the ptsP gene encoding phosphoenolpyruvate--protein phosphotransferase encodes MLQLKPEHVQLAATATDQTDAIQQVAALLVQNGNIDPQYASSMLEREKTATTYLAHGIAIPHGLPQQRHHVHKTGLAVLQIPEGVMWGPEKAHLLIGIASQSDEHLEILRRLTRVLGEANKIKQLHTTSSKEDIIEFLTGSRPEPQETVLPDFAEGFDVVLPNPTGMHARPARKLVELVTPHEAEVRIRAGTRTADASSMMDLLGLGASRGTVLHVSAQGKDAAKVLQILKKEIPLGLGDDLTLPAQDQSTSHPALHFQASSGMQVQGLAASVGLAIGEVYQHRTHQVNVQDTAGDPLAETEKLQEALDHSRKELLEVMEGVRHRLGSGKAEIFQAQAALLEDPALIQQVVSTMLQGHGAAWAFQQVLDERILQLKKLDDPVLAARAVDFSDVKERVLGHLLGQQVQTGFKLDRPVVLIAEDLTPSDTAMLDPDLILGFCTAVGGPTSHSAILARSLGIPAVVGAGREVLSIPAGKASILDGFSGKLYIEPPEADLEAAETALKGWQEELETARAARHQPATTTDGVNIEVAANVNRASDVPAALEGGAEGVGLMRTEFLFLESDHAPSEEEQYQAYRQMVEALNGKPLIIRTLDIGGDKEVAYLGLEKEDNSFLGMRGIRLCFQRPDLFLPQLRAIYRASQHGPLKIMFPMVSTLEDFLKARDYAEGVRSELGAARVDLGIMIEVPSAVMLAEEFAEVVDFFSIGTNDLTQYTLAMDRLHPQLAPQADGLHPAVLRMIDHTVKAARKHQRWVGVCGGIAGDVEGALVLTGLGVNELSVAAPAVPTIKATLRERSHADLERLAQKALRCSTAREVRGLL; translated from the coding sequence ATGCTTCAACTGAAACCCGAACACGTCCAACTGGCGGCCACAGCCACCGACCAGACCGACGCCATCCAGCAAGTGGCTGCCCTGCTCGTTCAGAACGGCAACATCGACCCACAGTATGCCAGCAGCATGCTGGAACGGGAAAAAACCGCCACCACCTATCTTGCCCATGGCATCGCCATTCCGCACGGCTTGCCCCAGCAGCGACACCACGTTCACAAAACCGGGCTTGCCGTGCTGCAAATCCCCGAGGGGGTGATGTGGGGGCCAGAGAAAGCCCACCTGTTGATCGGAATCGCCTCCCAGTCTGATGAGCACCTGGAAATCCTGCGTCGCCTGACCCGTGTGCTGGGAGAAGCGAACAAAATCAAACAACTGCACACCACCTCCAGCAAAGAAGACATCATCGAATTCCTGACCGGAAGCCGTCCCGAGCCCCAAGAAACGGTCTTGCCCGATTTTGCAGAAGGCTTTGACGTGGTGCTGCCCAACCCCACTGGAATGCATGCCCGTCCTGCCCGCAAACTGGTGGAACTGGTCACCCCCCATGAGGCAGAAGTGCGCATCCGTGCAGGAACCCGCACTGCAGATGCCAGCAGCATGATGGACCTGCTGGGTCTCGGGGCCAGCAGGGGAACGGTGTTGCATGTCAGTGCACAAGGCAAAGACGCAGCGAAAGTCCTGCAAATCCTCAAAAAAGAGATTCCTCTGGGCCTTGGTGACGACCTGACCCTGCCCGCACAGGACCAGAGCACCTCCCATCCTGCATTGCATTTTCAGGCCAGCAGTGGCATGCAGGTGCAGGGATTGGCCGCTTCGGTGGGGCTTGCCATTGGAGAGGTGTACCAGCACCGCACCCATCAGGTGAACGTGCAGGACACCGCAGGAGACCCCCTCGCTGAAACCGAAAAACTGCAGGAGGCACTGGACCATTCCCGCAAAGAACTGCTGGAGGTCATGGAAGGGGTGCGTCACCGCCTCGGGTCTGGCAAAGCCGAGATTTTTCAAGCTCAGGCTGCCCTTCTGGAAGACCCTGCCTTGATTCAGCAGGTGGTCAGCACCATGCTGCAAGGGCACGGGGCTGCGTGGGCATTCCAGCAGGTGCTGGACGAGCGCATCTTGCAACTGAAAAAACTCGATGATCCGGTGCTGGCTGCCAGAGCCGTGGATTTCAGCGACGTGAAAGAACGGGTGCTGGGACACCTGCTCGGGCAACAGGTTCAGACGGGTTTCAAACTGGACCGTCCGGTGGTCCTGATTGCCGAGGACCTCACCCCGAGCGACACCGCCATGCTCGATCCGGACCTGATTCTGGGCTTTTGCACTGCTGTGGGGGGACCCACTTCGCACTCTGCAATTCTGGCCCGAAGCCTCGGGATTCCTGCGGTGGTCGGGGCAGGCAGAGAAGTCTTGAGCATCCCAGCAGGCAAAGCCAGCATTCTGGACGGCTTCTCTGGAAAACTCTACATCGAGCCCCCGGAAGCAGACCTTGAAGCCGCAGAAACCGCTTTGAAAGGTTGGCAGGAAGAACTGGAAACCGCCAGAGCCGCCCGGCACCAGCCTGCCACCACCACCGATGGGGTGAACATCGAAGTGGCCGCCAACGTAAACCGTGCCTCAGACGTGCCTGCCGCTCTGGAAGGGGGAGCCGAAGGGGTGGGCCTCATGCGGACCGAATTCCTGTTTCTGGAAAGCGACCATGCCCCCTCCGAAGAAGAACAGTATCAGGCCTACCGCCAGATGGTGGAGGCCCTGAACGGCAAACCCCTGATCATCCGCACGCTGGACATCGGTGGAGACAAGGAAGTGGCCTACCTCGGGCTGGAAAAAGAAGACAATTCTTTTCTGGGCATGCGTGGCATCCGGCTTTGCTTCCAGAGGCCCGACCTGTTTTTGCCCCAGTTGAGGGCCATTTACCGCGCCTCACAGCACGGACCCCTCAAAATCATGTTTCCAATGGTCTCCACCCTTGAGGACTTCCTGAAAGCCCGCGATTACGCGGAAGGGGTGCGCTCTGAACTCGGTGCCGCCAGGGTGGACCTTGGCATCATGATCGAGGTCCCCAGTGCCGTGATGCTTGCCGAAGAATTCGCCGAAGTGGTGGATTTCTTCTCGATTGGCACCAACGACCTGACCCAGTACACCCTCGCCATGGACCGCCTGCACCCCCAACTGGCCCCTCAGGCAGATGGTTTGCACCCTGCTGTGCTGCGCATGATCGACCACACCGTCAAAGCTGCCCGCAAACACCAGCGCTGGGTCGGCGTGTGCGGAGGAATCGCCGGAGATGTGGAAGGGGCTCTGGTGCTCACGGGCCTCGGGGTGAATGAACTGAGTGTGGCTGCACCTGCTGTCCCCACCATCAAAGCCACCCTCCGCGAACGCAGCCATGCCGATCTGGAGCGTCTGGCCCAAAAAGCCCTGAGATGCAGCACCGCCAGAGAAGTCAGGGGTCTGTTGTGA
- the pfkB gene encoding 1-phosphofructokinase: protein MKVVTVTLNPAIDLTVRADHLQLGLVNAGHDLQMHAAGKGVNVASILADAGLQVTATGLLGDENPEAFERLFARKGIQDQFVRIPGGTRLGLKIVDETRNQTTDINLPGIQVSEKDLLKIQHRILDLAEEHDLFVLAGSLPPGIPEDFYFHLTLELKKLGKKVVLDTSNSPLMEGIKALPDGVKPNLHELSVLTGKDLHNAQDALEAVQHWRGFETLVVSMGEQGALFLSAGQAVQAIPPRVNVKSTVGAGDAMVAGLVTALSRGLDLESTARLATSFSAGSIQQVGANLPDPATLQQLQANVELLTLNPQVEGHL from the coding sequence GTGAAAGTGGTGACCGTCACCCTGAACCCGGCCATCGACCTGACCGTGCGGGCAGACCACCTGCAACTTGGGCTGGTCAATGCAGGCCACGACCTGCAAATGCACGCAGCAGGCAAAGGGGTCAATGTGGCTTCCATTCTGGCCGATGCGGGCCTTCAGGTGACCGCCACCGGTCTGCTCGGGGATGAAAACCCTGAAGCTTTCGAGCGGCTTTTTGCCCGCAAAGGCATTCAGGACCAATTTGTGCGGATCCCGGGCGGAACCCGTCTGGGCCTCAAAATCGTGGATGAAACCCGCAACCAGACCACCGACATCAACCTGCCGGGCATTCAGGTGTCTGAAAAAGACCTGCTGAAAATCCAGCACAGGATTCTGGACCTCGCAGAGGAGCACGACCTGTTCGTGTTGGCTGGAAGTTTGCCCCCCGGCATCCCCGAGGATTTCTATTTCCACCTGACCTTGGAGCTGAAAAAGCTCGGGAAGAAAGTGGTGCTGGACACCAGCAACAGTCCCCTGATGGAAGGCATCAAAGCCCTGCCTGATGGAGTCAAACCCAACCTCCACGAGCTTTCGGTGCTGACCGGGAAAGACCTGCACAATGCACAGGACGCTCTGGAAGCTGTGCAGCACTGGCGGGGTTTTGAAACGCTGGTGGTCTCGATGGGCGAACAGGGAGCCCTTTTCCTGAGCGCAGGTCAAGCGGTGCAGGCCATTCCCCCCAGAGTGAATGTCAAAAGCACCGTCGGGGCCGGGGATGCCATGGTGGCCGGACTGGTCACCGCCCTGTCCAGAGGTCTGGATCTGGAAAGCACAGCAAGGCTTGCCACGTCCTTTTCGGCAGGCAGCATCCAGCAGGTCGGAGCGAACCTCCCAGATCCTGCCACCTTACAGCAGTTGCAAGCAAACGTTGAATTGTTGACCCTCAACCCACAGGTTGAAGGTCACCTCTGA
- a CDS encoding PTS fructose-like transporter subunit IIB — protein sequence MARIVAITSCPTGIAHTFMAAESLQQAASKLGHQIKVETRGSVGAQNVLSQADIQQADVVIIAADTTIDKTPFAGKKVVEFSTRAAIQNSAALIQEALGGQQTPAPTSASQALNIVAITSCPTGVAHTFMAAEGLQQGATQLGHQIKVETQGSVGAQNTLTPEDIAKADLVIIAADTNVDLSRFQGKKLYSTGTKPVIHDSQKVVNTAISQAQVHGAANGASYADTVARNKEASSQNRTGAYKHLMTGVSFMLPFVVAGGLLIALAFALGGINVFEEVNKGTLGYNLFQVGAKSAFALMVPVLAGYIAFSIADRPGLAPGMVGGMLAVSAGSGFLGGIIAGFLAGYLVQFLNKTIQLPRTLQGLKPTLILPLLGTALTGLLMIYVIGTPVAAVLNVLTEWLKGMNGTNAVLLGLILGAMMAFDMGGPVNKASYAFATGLLASDIFGPMAAVMVAGMTPPLGLALATFLFKNRFTNDEQEAGKAAAVLGISFITEGAIPFAARDPLRVIPSLMAGSAVAGAISMVAGCALRVPHGGIFVLPIPNAVTNLPMYVVALVVGTVVTAVLLGVLKKPLNAGPEQKTLNASGQQVQS from the coding sequence ATGGCAAGAATCGTCGCAATCACCTCCTGCCCCACCGGCATTGCCCACACTTTCATGGCTGCCGAAAGCCTGCAGCAAGCCGCCAGCAAACTTGGGCACCAGATCAAAGTGGAAACCCGAGGCTCGGTGGGTGCCCAGAACGTGCTGTCTCAGGCAGACATCCAGCAGGCCGATGTGGTCATCATCGCTGCAGACACCACCATCGACAAAACCCCTTTCGCAGGCAAGAAAGTGGTCGAGTTCAGTACCAGAGCAGCCATCCAGAACAGTGCAGCCCTGATTCAGGAAGCTCTGGGAGGCCAGCAAACCCCAGCACCCACCTCTGCCTCACAAGCCCTGAACATTGTCGCCATCACCTCCTGTCCGACAGGTGTGGCCCACACTTTCATGGCTGCGGAGGGCTTGCAGCAAGGGGCCACCCAGCTCGGGCACCAGATCAAAGTGGAAACGCAGGGCTCGGTGGGCGCACAAAACACCCTCACCCCTGAAGACATCGCCAAGGCAGATCTGGTGATCATCGCAGCAGACACCAACGTGGACCTGTCCCGCTTTCAGGGCAAAAAGCTGTACTCCACAGGCACCAAACCCGTCATTCACGACAGCCAGAAAGTGGTGAACACTGCCATTTCTCAGGCACAGGTGCATGGGGCTGCAAATGGTGCCTCTTATGCAGACACTGTGGCCCGCAACAAGGAAGCCAGCAGCCAGAACCGCACCGGTGCCTACAAGCACCTGATGACCGGGGTCAGTTTCATGCTGCCTTTCGTGGTGGCCGGAGGACTGCTGATTGCGCTCGCCTTCGCTCTGGGAGGCATCAATGTCTTCGAGGAGGTCAACAAAGGGACCCTCGGGTACAACCTGTTTCAGGTGGGGGCCAAGAGTGCCTTTGCCCTGATGGTGCCTGTGCTCGCCGGGTACATTGCTTTTTCCATTGCAGACCGACCCGGCCTTGCTCCCGGCATGGTGGGGGGGATGCTGGCGGTCAGTGCAGGAAGTGGATTTCTGGGAGGCATCATTGCAGGCTTTCTGGCCGGATACCTCGTGCAATTCCTCAACAAAACCATCCAGTTGCCCAGAACCCTGCAAGGTCTGAAACCCACCCTGATCCTTCCCCTGCTCGGAACCGCCCTGACCGGACTGCTGATGATTTACGTGATTGGCACGCCAGTCGCTGCCGTGCTGAATGTCCTCACCGAATGGCTCAAAGGCATGAACGGCACCAACGCCGTGCTGCTCGGCTTGATCCTCGGGGCGATGATGGCCTTCGACATGGGAGGCCCGGTCAACAAAGCCTCGTATGCCTTCGCCACAGGACTGCTCGCCAGCGACATTTTCGGCCCGATGGCTGCCGTGATGGTGGCAGGCATGACCCCTCCTCTGGGACTGGCCCTTGCCACCTTCCTGTTCAAAAACCGCTTCACCAACGATGAGCAGGAGGCCGGAAAAGCCGCCGCTGTGCTGGGCATCAGTTTCATCACCGAAGGGGCCATTCCCTTCGCTGCCAGAGATCCCCTGCGTGTGATTCCCTCCCTGATGGCCGGTTCTGCTGTGGCAGGTGCCATCAGCATGGTCGCTGGGTGTGCCTTGCGCGTTCCTCACGGTGGGATTTTCGTGCTGCCCATCCCCAATGCAGTGACCAACCTGCCGATGTACGTGGTGGCCCTTGTGGTGGGAACTGTGGTGACGGCGGTGCTGCTCGGGGTGCTCAAGAAACCCTTGAATGCCGGTCCAGAACAGAAAACCCTGAATGCCTCTGGGCAGCAGGTCCAGAGCTGA